A single region of the bacterium genome encodes:
- a CDS encoding MinD/ParA family protein — MRCFAVTSGKGGVGKTNFSINLAISLASLGHKVVVFDADLGLANVDIILGTHAKHTLQDVLGGPLSIEEILTPGPGGINFIAGGSAVGKLTSISRKRLQEFLAGLAQLEASTDYLIFDTGAGIDTKVMTFLRAADEVLLVTTPDPASITDAYATAKTLFRVQRNAIIRVVMNMVSSEEQAMMLFSNLQGVCQQFLHGHLSYCGCVHNDAKVSASVRQRKPFYLASPECKASVDISQIADKLTKNPLKILAQPFIDRLNNAFDPDNRFTKSDVA; from the coding sequence ATGAGGTGTTTTGCAGTTACTAGCGGAAAAGGCGGGGTTGGGAAAACCAACTTCTCTATTAACTTAGCCATTTCTCTCGCATCCCTCGGTCATAAAGTGGTTGTCTTTGATGCTGACTTAGGGCTTGCGAATGTTGATATCATCCTTGGAACACATGCTAAACACACATTGCAAGACGTTCTCGGTGGCCCATTATCGATTGAAGAAATTCTGACTCCCGGTCCGGGGGGAATTAATTTTATAGCCGGTGGCTCGGCAGTCGGCAAGCTTACGTCTATAAGCCGAAAACGGCTTCAAGAGTTCCTTGCCGGGCTTGCTCAACTGGAAGCCTCAACCGATTACCTCATTTTTGATACAGGGGCGGGGATTGATACCAAAGTGATGACTTTCTTACGAGCGGCTGATGAGGTCTTATTGGTAACGACTCCCGATCCGGCAAGCATCACGGATGCCTATGCTACGGCTAAAACTTTATTCAGGGTGCAACGAAATGCCATTATCAGGGTAGTAATGAATATGGTTTCGAGCGAAGAGCAAGCGATGATGCTTTTCAGCAACTTGCAGGGAGTCTGCCAACAGTTTCTACATGGGCATTTGTCTTATTGCGGTTGCGTTCATAACGATGCGAAGGTATCAGCCTCTGTTCGTCAGCGAAAACCGTTCTATCTGGCTTCGCCTGAATGTAAAGCATCAGTGGATATCAGTCAAATTGCAGATAAACTGACAAAAAACCCCTTAAAAATTCTAGCTCAACCATTCATCGATCGCCTCAACAATGCCTTTGACCCTGATAACCGCTTCACCAAATCCGATGTAGCGTAG
- a CDS encoding TlyA family RNA methyltransferase: MLRLDRYLVDEKLVESREKAQELIAAGFVEVDGKQAIKPAQQLKPDSKVELKGRLRYVGRGGVKLESALKRWPISLEGKVCADVGASTGGFTDCLLQNGVKLIYAIDVGTGQLHPSLHNHPQIILMEKTNVRYLESLPEQMDMVTIDVSFISLRLILPSVQRWLSPGAEVWALLKPQFEAPHKTHKGIIREISLREKIRSDFVVWCGVNGWDVKETFLCPIAGEEGNREHWVRMSRKD, from the coding sequence ATGTTACGATTAGACCGTTATCTGGTTGATGAAAAATTAGTTGAGAGCCGAGAGAAGGCTCAGGAATTGATCGCGGCTGGGTTCGTTGAAGTTGATGGCAAACAAGCGATTAAGCCGGCCCAGCAGCTCAAGCCGGATTCAAAAGTTGAGCTTAAAGGCCGCTTGCGATATGTCGGTAGAGGCGGGGTCAAGCTTGAATCCGCCCTCAAGCGCTGGCCTATTTCGCTTGAAGGGAAGGTTTGCGCCGATGTGGGAGCTTCTACCGGAGGATTTACCGATTGCCTTCTCCAGAATGGCGTTAAACTCATCTATGCCATCGATGTCGGTACAGGGCAGCTTCACCCTAGCTTGCATAATCATCCCCAGATCATTCTGATGGAGAAGACGAACGTCCGTTATCTCGAATCCCTCCCTGAACAGATGGACATGGTAACGATTGACGTTTCTTTTATTTCCCTGCGCCTCATCCTCCCGTCAGTACAGCGTTGGCTTTCTCCCGGCGCTGAAGTTTGGGCTTTACTCAAACCTCAATTTGAAGCTCCTCATAAAACCCATAAAGGCATTATCAGAGAAATTTCCCTTCGAGAAAAGATTCGCTCTGATTTTGTAGTATGGTGCGGTGTGAATGGGTGGGATGTGAAGGAGACCTTCTTATGTCCAATTGCCGGTGAAGAAGGAAACAGGGAACATTGGGTCAGGATGAGTCGTAAGGATTAA
- a CDS encoding AbrB/MazE/SpoVT family DNA-binding domain-containing protein, with amino-acid sequence MLLKLRKNAQLTLPSQIRKAVHLDDGDVLDCEVRDGQIVLTPKKIVDKQDSWLWSRQWQKDEAEAQSDIGTGNVKEFENVDDLIAHLNKE; translated from the coding sequence ATGCTGCTTAAGCTTAGAAAAAATGCACAGTTGACTTTGCCAAGTCAAATTCGCAAGGCGGTTCATCTGGATGACGGGGATGTACTGGATTGTGAAGTTCGTGACGGGCAGATAGTGCTTACTCCTAAGAAGATCGTTGATAAGCAAGATTCTTGGTTATGGTCGCGCCAGTGGCAAAAAGATGAAGCTGAGGCTCAAAGTGATATTGGAACAGGGAATGTCAAAGAATTTGAAAATGTTGACGACCTGATTGCCCATTTGAATAAGGAGTAA
- a CDS encoding cupin domain-containing protein has translation MIDMIGYQKGSVVSRQILGKAKGNVTVFAFDEGQGLSEHTAPFDAMVYIMDGEAKITIAEELFELKAGDVIVMPADKPHAITAITPFKMLLAMIKA, from the coding sequence ATGATAGATATGATTGGTTACCAAAAGGGGTCGGTTGTCAGCCGACAGATCCTTGGGAAAGCGAAAGGGAATGTGACGGTCTTTGCCTTTGATGAAGGACAAGGCTTGAGCGAACATACCGCGCCGTTTGATGCGATGGTTTATATTATGGATGGAGAAGCTAAAATCACTATCGCAGAGGAACTTTTCGAACTAAAGGCCGGGGATGTGATCGTCATGCCCGCCGATAAACCGCACGCAATTACAGCCATTACCCCCTTCAAAATGCTTCTCGCAATGATCAAAGCATAA